The genomic interval ATGTTCATAGTACCAGTCATCTCATCATCTGCTTTGATATATGGTCTGGAAACTGCATCAATACCAGTATGTTCGTGTTCTCTGTCTGGCAATATATCATATTCAAATTTTATATAATCACGGGTTTCAGGATCCCATGATGAGATCCTAATTGAATCAATAATCAGATTACCTAAAACGGTAATGGAGTTAACATTATCTCTATCACCATCTCCATTTTTGTCTCCTACCAGCATCTTAAGCCATGAGGTGTCTTTTGAATCAATGACCAGTGTCGCACCTTGCTCAACTACAATGCGTGAATCCAATACCCAAGTATTATTATCTTCTTTTTTTAGTAAATCTGGATTTTGTATTGCATTATTTATATCTGAAAGAGTTACGTCTTTAGGACAAGTTATAGATATCTGGTTTCTTTCACTCTCAATACTGTAACTAATACAATCATTTTGTTGATTAGTTTCTTGAGCAAATGCTCCATTGATCGATATGCTCAATGTGATAGTAACTGATATCATAGTAAATATGAGATATTGATGCTTTAGCCTTTTAGCTTTCAATATGCTATAGTCAAATGGTTTAATTATAAAAGTTGCCTTTGAATTATTGAAAAATGAAATTAACTATCCGTTATTGTAAACTATTTGTATTATAGAAGCGTTTTTTGAAATTTTAATCAACATTATCTAAAAAGGGTTACTTGAGTGACCTTAGTCCTTTTGAATCGGCTGAACTAATACAATACACAAGGAATTGACATGCTTGAAATATTTACAAGAAATAAACATCTTTGTCCAATTTTAATACCTCTTTTTTGGTATTACCCTTATTTAAAAGAAATTTTGGGACAACTTTTAAATAACAATTTTCTAATGTTTATACTCGCTAATTCAAAAAGCACAGGATGATAAGTGATACCTACACGTTTTTCTCTTATTATCCTGTTTAGATTAGTCAGCTAATTCAATTAATAGTTATAACACCTTACTCTTGGCAAGTCGTATCAACTTATTTATCGATGCCCTCCAAAAGAAAGTCAAATCAACTTTGGGAAACTGGATTAACGATGATAATAATTAATTTAGATTTTTAATCTACAGATTATATCGGCATGATATACTAATATCGTTACTTTTAACATCACTAGCATATTTTAATTCTGTTTTAATAAAATATCAGTTTCATATTACAAAATAGAAAAAAAGGTTATTGTTGGGCTAATGCATTGTTTCCGGTATTTACCTGATTTTGGAAGTTAAAGTTGTTACCTGAGCCAACAGTATTTCCGCCTGAAACCACCTGGCTGTTCTGACTTGAGGATTGTGATTGACCTATGCCTTGGCTTGCTTTATTTCCACCTCCATTTCCGTTTTGTGCTAATGCATTACTACCACTATTTTGTTGATTTTGTATGCTTATATTGTTGCATGAAGCACTAGTACTTCCACCTGAAACACATTGTGAGTTTTGACTGGAGGATTGTGATTGACCTATGCCTTGTGAAGCCTTATTCCCCGCGTTTTTATTATCATTATCATGTTTTTTGAAATATTTCTTACACCAATTCTTGCTATGATCTTCTCTGCAATCGCTCCAGTTTTTGTATTTCTGTTTAGCGCTTACGTTCTCAATGCTTGATAAAGTTGGCCCTAAGATCATAGCCGTTGCAAATAAAGCTACTATTATTAATACTGCATTTGTTTTTGTATTATTTCTACGGAACATTTCAGTGTTATTTTGTATAGCAATAGTTTATGATATAATGATTTTTTAAGATTTTTACACTATTTAATTATAGTTGATAATTTTAGTATAATATACTTGTAGGTTTATAAGACAATTCTAAGATCCTAAAAAAATCTTATTATCGACAGCGAAATCACTCATGCTATTGTAACTATACAGACTCACTTCATGGTATTTATTCAACTATTACTACTCCTACCATTGAAGGATGGTAAAAACAATAGTATGGATAATCACCAGTATCATCAAATCTTAGGCCATAAGACTGGTTTGGTATTATAGCTTTAGAATCAAACGCCTCTCCTGCATTATCATCATTATCCAGTCCTGAGGTCACGCTATGAGAAATAGTATCGCCATTGTACCATGTTATTGTTTGACCCCTTTCAATTGTGATTGGGTTTGGAGAGTAGGATTTATCGGCGTATAAACCTAAGATGACTGCCGGTATAGAATTTCCATCTTGTGCGACATTTTGATCATCCTCGCTTTCAGACTGTTCGGTTGCTTGATTATTTTCTGTTATTGTAGCGCTATCATCAGGACTGGTTGAACTGGCTGTTGTTGCGGTTGTACTTGCTTCAGTAGAAGGCGCGATTCTAAATAGCGATCCAGTATAACTCAAGACATACAAAAATCCATCCGGACCCACCTCAATATCTGTTATTCCACCAAATCCTTGACCAAAAATAAAGGGTTGATTCTCTTTCGGATCATTAACTTCTTTATCGGCTAGCAAAGCAGTATTTCCCGTATATCCGCTATCAAAAGATATGTCATCTCGAGCTTCATTAAGTACAAATCGGTATAAAAGACCGTTATTTATGTCACCCACAAACATATTATTTTGATATTGCGTTCCCAGCTTATCCGAATCTAAGAACTTCAATGCGGTAATTCCAATAGGAGTAACCCAAGATAACTTGGGCTCTGCATAACTCCCTTGTCCAAAATATACAAGGTCATCAGGAGTTACATCATTTTCCAAAAGGTCATTCTGTGATAATCCTTGAATCAAAGACCAACCACTGTTAAAGCCAGGATATACCAAATTTATCTCATCACCAGTATCAGGTCCATTTTCAGTATCCCATAAATTACCTGTTACGGAATCAAAATCCATACCAAAACTGTTTCGGATGCCCATTGCATAATACAAATCTAGAGGCGATTCATCACCAAAAATCGCATCGCCAGGTACAATCTGACCGTCCTGAGTAATTCGTAATACTCCTCCCAAACCATTTGGTTCTGGACCATCTTCAATATTTTGAGCTTGTGTTCTGTGTCCTCCGACTTCTCCTACTATATAGTAGACGTTGTTATCTGGACCAATACGGATTTTGCCACCATTATGTTCACCTCGATCATTTTCTGGGGCGGCGGTCAAGTCTATTATTAAAACAGGATTGATTAACTGACCATCTACGTACTCATAGCGGTAAAGCCTGTTTCCTTCTGGTTCTACATTATCTTCTACATCGCTACTATCTTCATCATTTCCAGATTCCGTATATGAGATAAACACGTAAGTTTTTCCGTCGGCTTGTTTTGCCATTGCAATACCCAGCAGACCTCGTTCTATACTATTAGCTACTGCCACATCTAGAGCGGGTTCATCTTGTATCTGACCATTTATGATATGAATAACTTTTCCAGTTTCCTTCTCGGTAACTAATAGATCATTTGGTCCTAAAAACGCCATGCTTGTAGGTATATCTAATCCATCAGTTACTTTTTCAACTGACAATTTATCATCTTTAAGCGTTGGCCCGCTGGGTGCCAAGGGTGCTTTAATATATGCTCCGTAGGATAGATTGACAATAGAATAATTAGAATATGACAATAATAACAACAGCAAACAAAGAGTAGATGATGCAAATACCTTAAAATAAATTTTTTTTACCAATTATAATTGCTTGTTCTTTGATTTATTATAACTTGTTCAGAAATTTTCTAGTAGAAATGAAGAAGTCTAAGAATTAAATTGCTTTGTAAAACTTAGTAGTTGTAATATATCATGTTAATAATTGGTCGAAATCTAAACCATTTAAGATTGGTCTAGGAACGATATCGATTCTAAATAAATCAAAAAGTTAGATGAAAACAAATTGGATCTATATTCTTTATTTAACTATACGTTAATCATAAACTTGTTTATCAGAATAATCTTATAGTTATTAGTATGGAAAAAATTTAGCAGTGACATGCTTCTAAACTATGAAATAATCAATTTCAATTATACATTTCAATTACTATGAGTAACATAACAAAAAACTATAAAGTCGGAATATTTGCAATGTTTATTGCAGCAGCACTTATAGGTTCAGTAGTAGCCTTTGGCGACAACTATGCATATGCAGGTGGAAAAAAGAAACACAATGATTCTGAACAAGAAATTGAACAGGGTCAAGCAAACGAACAAAATGCACAATGTGTATCTGGTGACTTCACAATTGCAGGATGTAACAACTTAGGCTTGATGTTCCAATTCCAAGACGGTAACATCGCTGCAGGACAGCAATAAACCCCCTTTTTTTGTAGTGACTACCAATAGATTAACTAGAAAATATTAGAAAAGTAAACAGGAATCAACATTTGAAGATAATATAAAGATAGTCTAACTCTGAAACTTTTTTATAGAAGAATATAATCTATTAAAATATCCAAACCCAAACTCATTCATTAGAATCATCTTCAGTTTATAGAAAAGAGTTTTTCAAAATTCATGGAAGATACTGCAATGGTTGTAAAACAGAATTAGAAGGATTTTTAGACAGGTTAATTGGTATCAAGAAAGTCGAGATAAACTATATTACCAACATTCTGATGCTTCAATATGATCCAAATATAATATCAAATGTTAATCTTGTCAAAATATTAGAATCACAATGTAAATTCATAAAGATTAAAGACGGGATTATATTAGCACTATAACTAAGATTAAATAGACTGATGCATTTATCGACCATATCACTTAATGATGGTTACCATATTCTAGAAAGCATTACTAGATAACCTTACTGATCCTTTAGTGTTAACGAACCTATTAAAGTCTTATTACCCTACGTTATGGAATAAATGGAGTGACAAGATAGCAAAAATCTATTTATCTCATTCAAATAACCATGAAATAATGAAAAGAAATAGATCTTGGATATACTAACATTGACTACTTTAATGTCCGTATTCTTTCATTCAAGTTTCACTATAATTCCTTTACAATTGGAATTCATAGGTATCGTTGAAAATTTGGAAAGTCTTCTAATAGGGATTTTCTCCATCGTTCTCTTACTTCTTTCTATTTCAACTTATAAGAAAACTGGCTTAAGGAATATCCTATATGCAGCGACAGCATTTACATTATTTACATTTGATGCTTTTGTAGAACTCATACTTGAGAGATATTATTTAGTTACTTACCCAATGCAGGATTTCTTGCATACTTCAATTACTCTTGCTATCTTGAGTCTATTTTTCTTATCAGTTATTAGAAATACCAGATGATTCATTTCTTTACCCTTTTTATAAATGCAATTTACTACTAATCTAATTTCTGACTAATAACTAGGTATCCATAAGGAGTTTAAAAATATCCTTTATAAGCGCCACATTGACACCCAGTTACAGTACACCTTGGAAGTTTGGTATTCTTGATTTGGAGTTTTTTAGAGTGTGAACAATTTTTACACGGAAGATAATCTGTCAGATTGAAAAACTTTATCATAGCCAAGTAGATTCATAATCATATTTAACATGTATCGAAACGCAAAAGTATTTTTATGCTGCAATACGATGCTGACAAAGTAATATAATCTGAACGAAAAATTTCACAATCAAAAATTACTAGATAGGTATGAAATGGATGAATCCAAAATTACCATTACTATAAACTTTTAATATTACCGGACAAATTCAAAAGCAATGGCAATTAATAATATAACCATTGGTATAGGATTGCTAGTAGCAATCTCTTTTGTGCTGGTATTTGGTATTTCTTCACCTCACCAAGCTAGTGCTGTTACCGTGGCCGCAGGTGGAGGCAATGGAACAGCTCCATGGACTATATATGTTCCCCAAACTATCAATATAAAAATAGGTGAAAGTGTAACTTGGAATAATCCAACTCTAGTTGGAGAGCCCCACACTGTCACTTTTATCAAAGATAATGATATGATCCCTCCATTAGTAGCTCCATTTAGTACTCCAAACAATACCGAATTGAGTGCTGCAATACCAGCTCCAAATGTCGAAGCTACAACAATACCAGATAGTTCAAATCCAAATAACAAACTGGTCCTAGTAGATAACTCAAGGTCATCTGCTCCCGTTACAATAGACGGCACCAAAACAAATGTAACCTATCTTCAACCTGGCTCAAACTACACATTCACAGGAGATGAGAGTTATCTAAATTCTGGTTGGATTTGGCCAGAAGGACAGGTTCCACCGGGTGTCCCGCCAATCACTGCATTTACGATGACTTTTGAGAATCCAGGAACATATAACTATATCTGTGTAATCCATCCTTGGATGACAGGCACCGTTATTGTAAGTTAGGATAATCTATAACTCAACTCTTCATTATTTTTTTAATATTATGAGGGAGTCAAAAGTAAAAATTTATTTAATTTACAGTTTCTCATATACTTCCTTAATTCGAAACGTTTGAATATTTATTAGTAATTTTTTTCTCTATTTATTTTGAAATTCACGATCTGTGATTTAAACTAATTCAACCGGATTAAAAAAGCATAACAGTATCAGACTTTAATTTTGTAATTTCTGGCCGAAGGAGGGCATATTGAACATGTTCGCAATCATTTGATTTACAAAGAGCACAATATAGTTTAGAACTTTTAACCATGATTTCTGCAATTTTACTTTTTTTTGCATCTTTTATAAACATCTGTTTAGAATTATGGCCTATTAAGTCAAAACCAGGTATTTTGGTCTCTAAAAACTCGTCCTTTTCTAAAACAGATATCAAAATGTCATTGATGTAACCAGTAAATGTTTTGTTAGTCTGGCTTGGCTTGACATCAAGATCTTGTTCCCATCGTGCTTTTACCCTAGGATAGACCGCGCTACTCAATGTTACATTTTTAGCATCTCTAGATAACACCATTCACTGTTTGCATCCTATTAGTGTTCATGGATACATATAAAGATGTCGACCTAATGTTACCATTTGTATCTAAGGTAATCTAACCCCACTAAGGTAATAATATCAAGGGTATTTATTTTTAAACCAGATCCAAATTAAAAATCTTAATGGATTAAATGTTCTTTATAATGCATAGGAAATATCCGGTGATCCTTCAAATTCACCACTTTCAGTCAAGTATGATAAATCTATTTTATCAATAATCGATTCAAAACTACCGATACCACAGGGCATGCAACCTTGTTGCACTTCATAAATAATTCCCCAATCCATACTAACCTTTTTTATAGTTTGTCCAACAGTATTAGATAGGACAAGAAAGAAAAATACCGATGCGATAATAGTGAGTCGGTGAATGTCGTTTCGGTCTACAATGCATCTGTTTCTCATTCTCCTAAATTATAGGTATGGTTCTGATATTTAAATTTCATAACACATCTTTGTCAATCGAAGAAGGAGAAGTTTAAAAAATGAATAAACGATAGACTCTTACACGATACATGTTTATCTTTAAATAGCAGGGAAATTGCATTTTTTATCGTTTTGA from Candidatus Nitrosocosmicus hydrocola carries:
- a CDS encoding PQQ-dependent sugar dehydrogenase, which gives rise to MVKKIYFKVFASSTLCLLLLLLSYSNYSIVNLSYGAYIKAPLAPSGPTLKDDKLSVEKVTDGLDIPTSMAFLGPNDLLVTEKETGKVIHIINGQIQDEPALDVAVANSIERGLLGIAMAKQADGKTYVFISYTESGNDEDSSDVEDNVEPEGNRLYRYEYVDGQLINPVLIIDLTAAPENDRGEHNGGKIRIGPDNNVYYIVGEVGGHRTQAQNIEDGPEPNGLGGVLRITQDGQIVPGDAIFGDESPLDLYYAMGIRNSFGMDFDSVTGNLWDTENGPDTGDEINLVYPGFNSGWSLIQGLSQNDLLENDVTPDDLVYFGQGSYAEPKLSWVTPIGITALKFLDSDKLGTQYQNNMFVGDINNGLLYRFVLNEARDDISFDSGYTGNTALLADKEVNDPKENQPFIFGQGFGGITDIEVGPDGFLYVLSYTGSLFRIAPSTEASTTATTASSTSPDDSATITENNQATEQSESEDDQNVAQDGNSIPAVILGLYADKSYSPNPITIERGQTITWYNGDTISHSVTSGLDNDDNAGEAFDSKAIIPNQSYGLRFDDTGDYPYYCFYHPSMVGVVIVE